Proteins encoded in a region of the Perca fluviatilis chromosome 8, GENO_Pfluv_1.0, whole genome shotgun sequence genome:
- the si:dkey-30c15.2 gene encoding transmembrane protein 116 isoform X2 has translation MSTSVMNKLSIDNSVIICQYSLPLSLTFYFISFLLVVVYAWNSKNAIQGWRARSTEDEGGQSRCRRKIVAIPVYAIVWLIPIAIYIAYVLTPFIKTTQMIPVPDRALIFRNDSKYCTSCILFLHVWSDSCSVAERIHDTFIRVVLFLVVISVMLSCSVIYYKVGKWYERHEQGGLFPVEGDGRSRRRFKRVFSTARNMVMVILFCWTPALVLILLSTLLNWKNIEQRSLFGLYMLQAASVSLQGFLNSMVYAWRRPNFREAVLGENTPLLAHEHLAFFDESLRSSL, from the exons acattttattttatttcatttttgctGGTGGTGGTTTACGCATGGAATTCAAAGAATGCAATCCAAGGGTGGAGAGCAAGATCCACTGAGGATGAGGGTGGACAG AGTCGGTGTAGAAGGAAAATAGTCGCTATACCTGTATATGCCATTGTGTG GTTGATCCCTATTGCAATATACATAGCATATGTGCTCACTCCATTCATAAAAACAACTCAGATGATTCCAGTCCCTGACAGAGCATTGATTTTCCGTAATGATAGCAAATACTGCACCAG TTGTATTTTGTTCTTGCACGTCTGGAGTGATTCCTGCTCTGTTGCT gaGAGAATTCATGACACTTTCATTAGAGTTGTTCTCTTCCTCGTTGTGATATCAGTGATGCTTTCTTGCTCT gtcATTTACTATAAGGTTGGCAAATGGTATGAAAGACATGAGCAGGGAGGGCTTTTTCCTGTGGAGGGAGATGGACGTTCAAGAAGGAGATTCAAAAGAGTGTTTTCTACTGCAAGAAATATGGTGATGGTCATCTTATTCTGCTGGACACCAG CTCTTGTACTCATTCTGCTGTCTACCCTGCTGAATTGGAAAAACATTGAACAACGCAGCCTATTTGGCCTTTACATGCTACAG GCTGCAAGCGTGTCCCTGCAAGGCTTTCTAAACAGTATGGTGTACGCCTGGAGACGGCCCAACTTCAGGGAGGCTGTTCTAGGGGAGAATACACCCCTGCTGGCACACGAACACCTGGCCTTCTTTGATGAATCACTGAGGAGCTCGTTGTGA
- the neto2b gene encoding neuropilin and tolloid-like protein 2 isoform X1, with amino-acid sequence MYSWTSLNSNPRKRTVERMHVVWVFILFIEEGFALAQKTKDGGAGSKGLRPSQRPQQSHHCGNWVRNTDGGSFSSPNYPKTYPPNKECLYVLEALPRQRIELLFDQTFYIEASFECRFDHIEVRDGPFSFSPLINRFCGSASPGLVHSSGRFMWIRFFSDEELEGIGFQVQYSFTADPEFHLHVGGLLNPIPDCQFELSGADGLIRSSQVEEEYKVRPDQALDCIWTIQAPTNNRIYLRFLEYQMENSNDCKKNFVAVYDGSNAIEDLKAKFCSTVANDVMLDTGVGVVRMWADETSRLSRFRMLFTSFADPPCSSSAFFCHSNMCINTSLVCNGIQNCVFPWDEGNCKEKKSKSYFHHITKTHGTIICVSTGVVLLLLIISILVQVKQPRKKVLVRKNNLFQRGDFQEVFDPPHYELFTLRDKEMSGDLGELSEELQSLQAFRRSSSSSRCIHEHHCGSQASVNSIKASQVEHGMGRGSMELPPFRGNFQSVLPPIRDLNSSMRKKSWPSMKPGRMQGHHGMGDRALGRQDRVMEEDEEEDEDGRYDVYVRRAGSRRGNYEMAQQRSLSMDF; translated from the exons ATGTACAGTTGGACAAGTTTGAACTCAAACCCCAGAAAACGGACAGTTGAGAGGATGCATGTAG TGTGGGTATTTATCCTGTTCATTGAGGAGGGATTTGCTCTGGCACAAAAGACTAAAG ATGGAGGTGCAGGATCAAAAGGGCTTAGACCCTCTCAGCGGCCGCAGCAATCTCATCACTGTGGAAACTGGGTACGGAACACAGATGGTGGCTCCTTCAGCTCCCCAAACTACCCAAAAACATACCCTCCCAACAAGGAGTGCCTGTACGTACTGGAAG CCTTGCCCCGCCAGAGGATAGAGCTGCTGTTTGATCAGACCTTCTACATCGAAGCGTCATTTGAGTGTCGTTTCGACCACATCGAGGTGAGGGACGGTCCCTTTAGCTTTTCGCCGCTCATCAATCGCTTCTGTGGCTCGGCCAGTCCCGGACTTGTTCACTCTAGCGGCCGCTTCATGTGGATCCGCTTCTTCAGCGATGAAGAGCTGGAGGGGATTGGCTTCCAGGTCCAGTACAGCTTTACTGCAG ATCCTGAATTTCATCTGCATGTGGGAGGACTCCTAAACCCCATCCCAG ATTGTCAGTTTGAGCTGTCTGGGGCTGACGGCCTGATCCGTTCCAGTCAGGTGGAGGAGGAATATAAAGTGAGGCCAGACCAGGCATTGGACTGCATCTGGACTATACAAGCCCCAACAAACAACAGG ATTTACCTGCGATTCTTGGAATACCAGATGGAAAACTCAAATGATTGTAAGAAGAACTTTGTGGCTGTTTATGATGGCAGTAATGCCATTGAGGACCTAAAG GCCAAGTTTTGTAGCACAGTAGCTAATGACGTCATGCTGGACACCGGTGTGGGAGTAGTGAGAATGTGGGCTGATGAGACAAGCCGTCTCAGCCGCTTCCGGATGCTGTTCACTTCTTTTGCAGACC cACCCTGTTCAAGCAGTGCATTCTTTTGCCACAGTAACATGTGCATCAACACCTCTCTTGTGTGCAATGGCATACAAAACTGTGTATTTCCCTGGGATGAAGGCAACTGCAAAG AGAAAAAGAGCAAAAGTTATTTTCACCATATCACAAAGACTCATGGGACAATAATCTGTGTGTCTACGGGTGTGGTGTTACTGCTCCTCATCATCTCCATCCTGGTGCAAGTCAAACAGCCACGAAAGAAG GTGTTGGTACGTAAGAATAACCTGTTCCAACGGGGCGACTTCCAGGAGGTGTTTGACCCTCCACATTATGAACTCTTTACTCTCAGAGACAAG gAGATGTCTGGGGACCTCGGGGAGTTATCAGAGGAACTCCAGTCCCTGCAGGCGTTCAGGAGATCCTCATCAAGCTCACGCTGCATTCACGAACATCACTGTGGCTCTCAGGCTTCTGTCAACTCTATTAAAGCCAGTCAAGTTGAACATGGCATGGGTAGGGGATCCATGGAGCTTCCCCCTTTCAGAGGGAACTTCCAAAGCGTCTTACCTCCCATCAGGGACTTGAACAGCAGTATGCGGAAGAAGAGCTGGCCTAGTATGAAACCAGGCCGGATGCAAGGTCATCATGGTATGGGGGATAGAGCGTTGGGGAGGCAGGATAGAGTGATggaagaggatgaagaggaggacgaAGATGGAAGGTATGATGTGTATGTACGCAGAGCAGGAAGCCGAAGAGGGAACTATGAAATGGCCCAGCAAAGATCCTTGTCCATGGActtctga
- the neto2b gene encoding neuropilin and tolloid-like protein 2 isoform X2, with protein sequence MYSWTSLNSNPRKRTVERMHVVWVFILFIEEGFALAQKTKDGGAGSKGLRPSQRPQQSHHCGNWVRNTDGGSFSSPNYPKTYPPNKECLYVLEALPRQRIELLFDQTFYIEASFECRFDHIEVRDGPFSFSPLINRFCGSASPGLVHSSGRFMWIRFFSDEELEGIGFQVQYSFTADPEFHLHVGGLLNPIPDCQFELSGADGLIRSSQVEEEYKVRPDQALDCIWTIQAPTNNRAKFCSTVANDVMLDTGVGVVRMWADETSRLSRFRMLFTSFADPPCSSSAFFCHSNMCINTSLVCNGIQNCVFPWDEGNCKEKKSKSYFHHITKTHGTIICVSTGVVLLLLIISILVQVKQPRKKVLVRKNNLFQRGDFQEVFDPPHYELFTLRDKEMSGDLGELSEELQSLQAFRRSSSSSRCIHEHHCGSQASVNSIKASQVEHGMGRGSMELPPFRGNFQSVLPPIRDLNSSMRKKSWPSMKPGRMQGHHGMGDRALGRQDRVMEEDEEEDEDGRYDVYVRRAGSRRGNYEMAQQRSLSMDF encoded by the exons ATGTACAGTTGGACAAGTTTGAACTCAAACCCCAGAAAACGGACAGTTGAGAGGATGCATGTAG TGTGGGTATTTATCCTGTTCATTGAGGAGGGATTTGCTCTGGCACAAAAGACTAAAG ATGGAGGTGCAGGATCAAAAGGGCTTAGACCCTCTCAGCGGCCGCAGCAATCTCATCACTGTGGAAACTGGGTACGGAACACAGATGGTGGCTCCTTCAGCTCCCCAAACTACCCAAAAACATACCCTCCCAACAAGGAGTGCCTGTACGTACTGGAAG CCTTGCCCCGCCAGAGGATAGAGCTGCTGTTTGATCAGACCTTCTACATCGAAGCGTCATTTGAGTGTCGTTTCGACCACATCGAGGTGAGGGACGGTCCCTTTAGCTTTTCGCCGCTCATCAATCGCTTCTGTGGCTCGGCCAGTCCCGGACTTGTTCACTCTAGCGGCCGCTTCATGTGGATCCGCTTCTTCAGCGATGAAGAGCTGGAGGGGATTGGCTTCCAGGTCCAGTACAGCTTTACTGCAG ATCCTGAATTTCATCTGCATGTGGGAGGACTCCTAAACCCCATCCCAG ATTGTCAGTTTGAGCTGTCTGGGGCTGACGGCCTGATCCGTTCCAGTCAGGTGGAGGAGGAATATAAAGTGAGGCCAGACCAGGCATTGGACTGCATCTGGACTATACAAGCCCCAACAAACAACAGG GCCAAGTTTTGTAGCACAGTAGCTAATGACGTCATGCTGGACACCGGTGTGGGAGTAGTGAGAATGTGGGCTGATGAGACAAGCCGTCTCAGCCGCTTCCGGATGCTGTTCACTTCTTTTGCAGACC cACCCTGTTCAAGCAGTGCATTCTTTTGCCACAGTAACATGTGCATCAACACCTCTCTTGTGTGCAATGGCATACAAAACTGTGTATTTCCCTGGGATGAAGGCAACTGCAAAG AGAAAAAGAGCAAAAGTTATTTTCACCATATCACAAAGACTCATGGGACAATAATCTGTGTGTCTACGGGTGTGGTGTTACTGCTCCTCATCATCTCCATCCTGGTGCAAGTCAAACAGCCACGAAAGAAG GTGTTGGTACGTAAGAATAACCTGTTCCAACGGGGCGACTTCCAGGAGGTGTTTGACCCTCCACATTATGAACTCTTTACTCTCAGAGACAAG gAGATGTCTGGGGACCTCGGGGAGTTATCAGAGGAACTCCAGTCCCTGCAGGCGTTCAGGAGATCCTCATCAAGCTCACGCTGCATTCACGAACATCACTGTGGCTCTCAGGCTTCTGTCAACTCTATTAAAGCCAGTCAAGTTGAACATGGCATGGGTAGGGGATCCATGGAGCTTCCCCCTTTCAGAGGGAACTTCCAAAGCGTCTTACCTCCCATCAGGGACTTGAACAGCAGTATGCGGAAGAAGAGCTGGCCTAGTATGAAACCAGGCCGGATGCAAGGTCATCATGGTATGGGGGATAGAGCGTTGGGGAGGCAGGATAGAGTGATggaagaggatgaagaggaggacgaAGATGGAAGGTATGATGTGTATGTACGCAGAGCAGGAAGCCGAAGAGGGAACTATGAAATGGCCCAGCAAAGATCCTTGTCCATGGActtctga
- the neto2b gene encoding neuropilin and tolloid-like protein 2 isoform X3: MEVQDQKGLDPLSGRSNLITVETGYGTQMVAPSAPQTTQKHTLPTRSASLPRQRIELLFDQTFYIEASFECRFDHIEVRDGPFSFSPLINRFCGSASPGLVHSSGRFMWIRFFSDEELEGIGFQVQYSFTADPEFHLHVGGLLNPIPDCQFELSGADGLIRSSQVEEEYKVRPDQALDCIWTIQAPTNNRIYLRFLEYQMENSNDCKKNFVAVYDGSNAIEDLKAKFCSTVANDVMLDTGVGVVRMWADETSRLSRFRMLFTSFADPPCSSSAFFCHSNMCINTSLVCNGIQNCVFPWDEGNCKEKKSKSYFHHITKTHGTIICVSTGVVLLLLIISILVQVKQPRKKVLVRKNNLFQRGDFQEVFDPPHYELFTLRDKEMSGDLGELSEELQSLQAFRRSSSSSRCIHEHHCGSQASVNSIKASQVEHGMGRGSMELPPFRGNFQSVLPPIRDLNSSMRKKSWPSMKPGRMQGHHGMGDRALGRQDRVMEEDEEEDEDGRYDVYVRRAGSRRGNYEMAQQRSLSMDF, encoded by the exons ATGGAGGTGCAGGATCAAAAGGGCTTAGACCCTCTCAGCGGCCGCAGCAATCTCATCACTGTGGAAACTGGGTACGGAACACAGATGGTGGCTCCTTCAGCTCCCCAAACTACCCAAAAACATACCCTCCCAACAAGGAGTGCCT CCTTGCCCCGCCAGAGGATAGAGCTGCTGTTTGATCAGACCTTCTACATCGAAGCGTCATTTGAGTGTCGTTTCGACCACATCGAGGTGAGGGACGGTCCCTTTAGCTTTTCGCCGCTCATCAATCGCTTCTGTGGCTCGGCCAGTCCCGGACTTGTTCACTCTAGCGGCCGCTTCATGTGGATCCGCTTCTTCAGCGATGAAGAGCTGGAGGGGATTGGCTTCCAGGTCCAGTACAGCTTTACTGCAG ATCCTGAATTTCATCTGCATGTGGGAGGACTCCTAAACCCCATCCCAG ATTGTCAGTTTGAGCTGTCTGGGGCTGACGGCCTGATCCGTTCCAGTCAGGTGGAGGAGGAATATAAAGTGAGGCCAGACCAGGCATTGGACTGCATCTGGACTATACAAGCCCCAACAAACAACAGG ATTTACCTGCGATTCTTGGAATACCAGATGGAAAACTCAAATGATTGTAAGAAGAACTTTGTGGCTGTTTATGATGGCAGTAATGCCATTGAGGACCTAAAG GCCAAGTTTTGTAGCACAGTAGCTAATGACGTCATGCTGGACACCGGTGTGGGAGTAGTGAGAATGTGGGCTGATGAGACAAGCCGTCTCAGCCGCTTCCGGATGCTGTTCACTTCTTTTGCAGACC cACCCTGTTCAAGCAGTGCATTCTTTTGCCACAGTAACATGTGCATCAACACCTCTCTTGTGTGCAATGGCATACAAAACTGTGTATTTCCCTGGGATGAAGGCAACTGCAAAG AGAAAAAGAGCAAAAGTTATTTTCACCATATCACAAAGACTCATGGGACAATAATCTGTGTGTCTACGGGTGTGGTGTTACTGCTCCTCATCATCTCCATCCTGGTGCAAGTCAAACAGCCACGAAAGAAG GTGTTGGTACGTAAGAATAACCTGTTCCAACGGGGCGACTTCCAGGAGGTGTTTGACCCTCCACATTATGAACTCTTTACTCTCAGAGACAAG gAGATGTCTGGGGACCTCGGGGAGTTATCAGAGGAACTCCAGTCCCTGCAGGCGTTCAGGAGATCCTCATCAAGCTCACGCTGCATTCACGAACATCACTGTGGCTCTCAGGCTTCTGTCAACTCTATTAAAGCCAGTCAAGTTGAACATGGCATGGGTAGGGGATCCATGGAGCTTCCCCCTTTCAGAGGGAACTTCCAAAGCGTCTTACCTCCCATCAGGGACTTGAACAGCAGTATGCGGAAGAAGAGCTGGCCTAGTATGAAACCAGGCCGGATGCAAGGTCATCATGGTATGGGGGATAGAGCGTTGGGGAGGCAGGATAGAGTGATggaagaggatgaagaggaggacgaAGATGGAAGGTATGATGTGTATGTACGCAGAGCAGGAAGCCGAAGAGGGAACTATGAAATGGCCCAGCAAAGATCCTTGTCCATGGActtctga